A region from the Etheostoma spectabile isolate EspeVRDwgs_2016 chromosome 9, UIUC_Espe_1.0, whole genome shotgun sequence genome encodes:
- the cep350 gene encoding centrosome-associated protein 350 isoform X2 — translation MREMRSSRRTELSLKSSGQQLTDHNIGTELTTTWKSLSQSKAALRHIENRLEAAPGTGVLLDSVMDLPKKKSSRAIRCRDGQQADDSRGSSKRRGRSQQSPDKSSSRSPLRNATQDSNVRRNNSVEFREPLVSYREATPPPHPSSQLEAYSLQSVPGSSYPSSPPPSDPLLSQLVYQRDTRDKQADTDLDSTHSSALENTEVRYLNDQPALDTLRTIGNQSHLTDVRVHACQRAEEKSTLKAQLGMDSHESSPCLAPAPGSICQGESTPSTSPGSASQRLENLRRHQPDDKLEKLKERIRRQRQHLEEAAEKEKLLGYLEQPIMEAVGSNNAGTSNMPTAIIRKIAAAPPAPIYKGFNSTETKIQTPDGRVWKEEEFHNLSKEIYSDLSRQFAESTRSRHQQQREQRADRSKERRPSKPVRKVHRAAPSTDLIAKPVISPASWRDGQKLVKMVLGPVPKLPREEDRPRPANRLSSTASRHRSSSDPRSEPNPQPHPNCTEIPRSGFKSKKHSASASPPSSTDRDQAPVGVSTDLLSADIKGILDDLQLECKAAESEERARQRSRCGSSARRGRGGSGSRKRTPVSVWGTTVTKGSSSRGCRSASPTTHRPETADSGHKKRHYDADTVRQYISRQQEERKRRQAEEKRALKEEAEKRNQRLQELYRKQREVAKTVALPSEAPVAPVQKRLQETYNKLLLEEAELGQEATQMLPAASSSQMRSMYQPSGESDKENRRLGAPQSPSSSDRSLNDQPSPPLSRNDLNIGVTSLLQPDRLSPAARTMTGPSSSELAPFGDRLLSHLLRLETGVAASDVKHTQQTAAASSNKPLSKMSRIEALKATATSLSNRIESEVRKIAWEGVNYGTETSMDVDKIRPSQANLNDGCWAETAATENDDVALRIQKILTSIGHSSYNGTALPGVGNLHPLRGHKENKGTHTNLTYPQTTSVDVTGPILNSYTHERRKLVNGLEKDKNRTELHDSSAGSISEGPLLSEGSFSEDDASPPHPSNNRVPVLADRLEAVDYCAGQRRDYQRLSEFQREAAMCSALSPPCAQHDGSKAAWEELNKGSPLSVINIFTKNIHGHVPASERNPPSTHSIHSGNGPVDAAIYEDDFVSSRSSRASGQLRRSSNSRSVNSHFEELMRRSPYDKSTGGISSHHSSFQSSSHSPHLSPGSTSGSSPFSKRSTRKRASDQSDATLVEEQRSSCTPPSEALSSDSRKRGSDKSSIHSQAKSVHSNDTIEETSGLSHLSLGLDSKKSTAARPKQSSSCGSLYPGSISPGADCPSEPGRSGSLGANYPNTGTTARSGRAETKTTGELQYSPAVLQQRMAVELQYLESIEESVRQLGDVERVMGVSIAQQESVSLAQMLKARQECHARDLYELKIKAEREALETQLQLEENRQRVARAHIELQDNLAANQKETLEGLQEATTKMMSQQAEAARYTADTARHIKEMTELARSQIAGALVAPPAVSDSSILDKREEQQRSYLKQLQEKNDSDSFPSEVSSRRTRPEEPLSSLNSLSHSDSLSFRRPNLSGADSSSHHSPSRASTDPRERTKKEAVEGKLRKGEAKERTEREAGSSSIDEEVITAANDSLCSDSIPSAVDEKGDSTSVATEYSLKFDESMTEDEIEERSFRSLLPSEAHRRGTMEKKSRHHEESDDGASHNTTLVSGAQNILKSQDANMAFSSGQDSFSQFTMDMVRQYMKDEEVRLQHQSSLLHLRQKAVKEKTRTELAWLEHQKKRLRDKGEDDKMPPIRKKQRGLLMKLQQEQAEIKRLQEANRAARKERQLLLKQQEEIERMRNSTFRLKERLKCAGGEAPPETPVSETPVSEAASSNMRHAEDIRSPSPSLSVSGSETSSIMQKLKKMRSHMDEKHCSPVHYFFSVFTAHHWASLSVCLPNLHPKFQLFIYNQLVRFLTKREQQLMQRRHHAEELLQWKQRLDQEEAEVRRMEKEALAVWDRQTPRDMAKGQEKEIPDISPSPSHHRSSEPKTDSEKDYVSEGDCSPATPESSIHTEGLGSQQPESPSSVQPASIPETPLASVQSSPANYTQDFTSASQSPSKQSFQSLLKGSHSSAASPSDRSSKTKMQLSSSRTANHALTQPTESPMLIQTEPISDQSDIESRIKALKEELRKRKYMAYQLKKEQKKRNKERLKAQEASLLKQLESYNNFIEKTKAELNKEPDSTPDTQSQIKDTTSVAEQSSIKPPAHWSDTSKISESERAQNDASLDCNALPQPDLSKSTSVPEELSDEDDAPTVTTSPVYDSPECPPSGPRSCLARVGLLRPSSKEAQAQIDESGDENIVSYQRSDIQEELKIEVSSTFEDQHSERLLKLEKDDRLDFQEKLSASKHVSSSMSEEHRYSPTVSLEQDTEIKKRETSEAEEAEKSIVISSSKSHSVAMDLKTSPPLSYRSAASEHDMVALSSKKGAPIKDVKVSSPIADGYHEDFESSADSSPREEHHSSKPASQISVAPTEIKGLRKDSPSRATPYDSQDEEVDEEISEELSHHLGTSGASCQSGRLLDLHNHTEDSKHDIKDIIHSSRSPPISPLHTPISPVIDEMPSFSIGDRVLVGSVQPGTLRFKGPTSFANGFWAGVELDKSEGSNNGTYDGVVYFRCDESHGIFAPPDKITHLPAKFEIYTDTTEDEDSFCDGLSDKDGEQRKTDEHQSQKQGNLKSENDQTSNEINESGDKKVTESVHKIGSHLNLQQYKESKHPISNGNTRDVMLNFENAPTTLLISDEDKIDQGKQSRKEITALVERVEVDSHQFGPADLSTDIRNDKGEQKDRDLLDTFADKLLNNFVKDTLTQLAEIKKAKEQKIEAANQMNGYLISENVEQEEWFSSVQQKDGLPYFLPAEKEELSSPELCNQPESPVLGARGQEELAKRLAELELSRELLDELGEDQDWFDEDFGLSSRREQQRLKQREEEVRLGRSGLSAGLALGELASSGGEHQVKTPPRPELPLPLPPKLPEQPAMVVPHSATEVEKMVYAATKEIWESCCLGKEGALILAQLPNPKPSQEYLGIEARSQDQEALCVRSYRKAVYDLTWEMLQEIYAEDPNADQPQWVKPRRVKSSFSHRVKTPGDLTKIQEFISAEVLKLYGLTKDHSQKTDWQKMLKFGKKKRDRVDHILVQELHEEEAQWVNYDEDELFVKMQLADSIFDALLKDTANVLTLIYDKKAKRENALS, via the exons ATAGCCATGAGTCAAGCCCATGCTTAGCTCCAGCTCCAGGCTCCATATGCCAAGGGGAGAGCACTCCCTCCACCAGCCCTGGTTCAGCTTCTCAACGGTTGGAGAACCTAAGGCGACATCAGCCTGATGATAAGCTGGAGAAGCTCAAAGAGCGTATTCGAAGGCAGAGACAACATCTGGAGGAGgctgcagagaaagaaaagctgCTTGGTTATCTGGAACAGCCCATTATGGAAGCTGTGGGGAGTAACAATGCTGGTACTAGCAACATGCCCACAGCCATCATACGGAAAATAGCAGCTGCACCGCCTGCGCCTATATACAAAG GTTTCAACAGTACTGAGACAAAGATCCAGACTCCCGATGGAAGAGTTTGGAAGGAAGAAGAGTTTCACAACCTCAGCAAAGAAATATACAGTGACTTGTCACGACAGTTTGCTG AGAGCACCAGATCTAGACATCAGCAGCAAAGGGAACAGAGAGCGGACAGGTCGAAAGAGAGGAGGCCTTCCAAACCAGTCAGGAAAGTTCACAGAGCTGCCCCTTCTACTGACCTAATTGCAAAACCAG TGATTAGCCCTGCATCATGGCGGGATGGCCAGAAGCTGGTAAAGATGGTACTGGGTCCAGTTCCCAAGCTGCCCAGGGAGGAGGACAGACCCCGGCCAGCTAACAGACTGAGCAGTACAG CTTCCCGTCACCGTTCCAGTTCAGACCCACGCTCAGAACCAAACCCACAGCCTCACCCTAACTGCACAGAAATACCTCGTAGTGGATTTAAATCCAAAAAGCACTCCGCATCCGCATCTCCCCCCTCATCTACAGATCGGGACCAGGCCCCAGTGGGTGTCAGCACAGACTTGTTGTCAGCAGACATCAAGGGGATACTTGATGATCTTCAGCTGGAGTGCAAAGCCGCTGAGAGCGAAGAGAGGGCCCGGCAAAGGTCCCGGTGTGGGAGCAGTGctaggagagggagagggggatcAGGGTCACGAAAAAGAACTCCGGTCTCTGTTTGGGGAACCACTGTGACAAAGGGTAGCTCCTCAAGAGGCTGCCGCAGCGCCAGCCCCACCACACACCGACCAGAAACTGCAGACTCTGGGCACAAAAAGCGGCACTATGATGCAGACACCGTTCGCCAGTACATTTCCAGGCaacaagaggagagaaagaggcgTCAAGCAGAAGAGAAGAGGGCACTTAAGGAGGAGGCAGAAAAGAGAAATCAGAGATTGCAGGAGCTCTACAGGAAGCAAAGAGAAGTAGCTAAAACAGTGGCCCTTCCCAGCGAGGCGCCTGTGGCCCCAGTACAAAAACGACTACAGGAAACCTACAACAAACTGCTGTTGGAGGAAGCCGAGCTGGGCCAGGAGGCCACACAGATGCTACCTGCTGCCTCTTCTAGTCAAATG AGATCGATGTACCAGCCCTCAGGAGAGTCGGACAAAGAGAACAGAAGACTAGGGGCACCTCAGAGCCCCTCGAGCAGTGATAGGTCTTTGAATGATCAGCCATCTCCTCCATTATCCAG GAATGATCTAAATATTGGGGTTACCTCTTTGCTTCAGCCTGACCGTCTGAGCCCAGCTGCTCGAACAATGACTGGTCCCAGCAGCAGTGAGCTAGCCCCTTTTGGTGACCGTCTACTCTCTCACCTTCTTAGGCTGGAGACTGGGGTTGCTGCCAGTGATGTCAAGCACACCCAGCAGACAGCCGCAGCATCTTCCAACAAGCCGCTGTCAAAGATGTCCCGCATTGAGGCCCTCAAGGCCACAGCCACATCCCTCTCCAACCGTATAGAGAGTGAAGTACGAAAGATTGCTTGGGAGGGGGTCAACTATGGTACAGAAACTTCAATGGACGTAGATAAAATTAGGCCCTCTCAAGCTAATCTTAATGATGGATGCTGGGCAGAAACAGCTGCCACAGAAAATGATGACGTTGCATTGAGGATCCAGAAAATTTTGACTAGCATAGGTCATAGTTCATATAATGGCACAGCTCTTCCAGGAGTAGGCAATCTGCACCCCCTCAGGggacacaaagaaaacaagggTACACACACCAATTTGACCTATCCACAAACAACTTCTGTTGATGTAACAGGGCCCATTCTCAACAGTTATACACATGAAAGGAGGAAGCTAGTCAATGGTTTGGAAAAGGATAAGAATCGGACAGAACTCCATGACTCAAGTGCCGGTTCCATcagtgagggtcctcttctGAGTGAAGGGAGTTTTTCTGAGGATGATGCAAGCCCTCCTCACCCTTCCAACAATCGTGTGCCTGTATTGGCAGATCGCCTGGAGGCAGTGGACTACTGCGCAGGTCAAAGAAGGGATTACCAGCGGTTGTCAGAGTTCCAGAGGGAGGCAGCAATGTGCTCGGCCCTCAGCCCTCCCTGTGCACAGCATGATGGCAGCAAAGCAGCCTGGGAGGAGCTGAACAAAGGAAGCCCTTTAAGCGTTATCAACATTTTTACTAAGAATATTCATGGCCATGTTCCAG CGAGTGAGAGGAACCCTCCCTCTACCCATTCTATACACTCTGGGAATGGCCCCGTAGACGCAGCCATCTATGAAGATGACTTTGTGTCATCACGTAGCAGCAGAGCCAGTGGCCAGTTAAGGAGAAGCTCCAATTCACGCag TGTGAACAGTCATTTTGAGGAGCTGATGAGGAGGTCTCCTTATGACAAAAGTACAGGAGGCATCAGTTCTCACCATTCATCCTTTCAGTCATCTAGTCACTCACCGCATCTTTCCCCTGGTTCAACATCTGGCTCCTCACCCTTCTCCAAGCGCTCTACCAGGAAAAGAG CATCAGACCAGAGTGATGCCACCCTGGTAGAAGAGCAAAGGAGCTCTTGCACACCTCCCTCAGAGGCATTATCCTCTGACTCCAGGAAAAGGGGCTCAGACAAAAGTTCCATCCACAGCCAGGCGAAGAGTGTCCACTCTAATGACACTATAGAGGAAACGTCAGGGCTTTCTCACCTAAG TTTGGGACTTGACAGTAAGAAGTCTACAGCAGCCAGGCCCAAACAGTCTTCTTCGTGTGGCTCTCTATACCCTGGTTCCATATCTCCAGGAGCAGACTGTCCCAGTGAGCCTGGGAGAAGTGGCTCTCTGGGGGCAAATTATCCCAACACAGGCACCACAGCTCGCAGTGGTAGAGCAGAGACCAAGACCACCG GTGAACTACAATATTCACCTGCTGTCTTGCAGCAGCGTATGGCGGTAGAGCTTCAGTACCTGGAGTCCATTGAGGAGTCAGTCCGACAGCTGGGCGACGTGGAGAGGGTGATGGGTGTGTCCATAGCTCAACAGGAGAGCGTGTCATTGGCTCAGATGCTCAAG GCCAGGCAGGAGTGCCATGCGCGTGATCTCTACGAGCTGAAGATCAAGGCTGAAAGGGAAGCCCTGGAGACACAGCTACAGCTGGAGGAAAACAGGCAGAGAGTGGCCAGg GCTCATATAGAACTGCAGGATAACTTGGCTGCAAATCAAAAAGAGACCTTGGAGGGCCTCCAGGAGGCAACTACGAAGATGATGAGTCAACAGGCTGAGGCAGCACGGTACACAGCCGACACTGCCCGACACATCAAAGAG ATGACGGAATTGGCACGGTCCCAGATAGCAGGAGCTTTGGTTGCCCCCCCTGCTGTTTCTGATTCCTCCATTTTGGACAAGCGGGAAGAACAGCAGAGATCCTATTTGAAACAGCTACAGGAAAAAAATGACTCTGACAG CTTCCCTAGTGAGGTATCAAGCAGAAGGACCAGGCCAGAGGAACCGCTGTCTTCGCTGAACAGCCTCAGCCACTCTGACTCTCTATCCTTCAGAAGACCCAACCTCAG TGGAGCGGACTCTAGCAGCCACCATAGTCCGTCACGTGCCTCGACAGACCCCAGAGAAcggacaaaaaaagaagcagtaGAGGGGAAATTGAGGAAGGGGGAAGCTAAAGAGAGGACGGAGAGGGAAGCAGGCAGCAGCTCCATAGACGAGGAAGTTATTACAGCAGCGAATGATTCCCTCTGCAGTGACAGCATCCCCTCTGCAGTAGATGAGAAAG GAGACAGTACGTCAGTGGCAACTGAGTACTCTCTCAAGTTTGATGAGTCCATGACAGAAGATGAGATAGAAGAGCGCTCCTTCCGCTCTCTGCTGCCGTCTGAGGCTCACCGCCGTGGAACCATGGAGAAGAAGTCCCGCCACCATGAGGAATCGGATGATGGAGCCAGTCACAACACAACATTGGTTTCAGGGGCACAGAATATCTTAAAG TCTCAGGATGCAAACATGGCCTTTTCTAGTGGACAGGATAGCTTTTCCCAGTTCACAATGGACATGGTGCGTCAGTACATGAAGGACGAGGAGGTGAGACTGCAGCACCAGAGCTCTCTGCTGCATCTTCGCCAGAAAGCTGTCAAAGAGAAGACCAGAACTGAGCTAGCCTGGCTAGAGCACCAGAAAAAGAGGCTGAGGGACAAGGGAGAGGATGACAAAATGCCACCCATCAGGAAGAAGCAGAGGGGCCTTCTGATGAAACTACAGCAGGAACAG GCTGAGATCAAGCGACTTCAGGAGGCCAACAGAGCAGCCAGGAAGGAAAGGCAGCTGTTGCTGAAGCAGCAGGAGGAGATTGAGCGGATGAGAAACTCTACATTCAGACTTAAGGAGCGTCTCAAGTGTGCTGGGGGTGAAGCGCCACCT GAGACTCCTGTGTCAGAAACCCCTGTGTCCGAGGCAGCCTCTTCCAATATGAGACATGCTGAAGATATCCGCAGCCCCTCTCCCTCGCTCTCCGTCTCTGGAAGTGAGACCAGCAGCATCATGCAGAAGCTCAAGAAGATGCGCTCTCACATGGATGAAAA ACACTGTTCTCCTGTCCACTACTTCTTCTCTGTGTTCACGGCCCATCACTGGGCCTCCCTCAGTGTCTGTCTTCCCAACCTTCACCCTAAATTCCAGCTCTTTATCTACAACCAGTTGGTCAG GTTTCTGACAAAGCGGGAGCAGCAGCTTATGCAAAGGCGTCACCATGCTGAAGAGCTGCTGCAATGGAAACAGCGTCTGGaccaggaggaggcagaggtcCGTCGGATGGAAAAGGAGGCCCTGGCTGTTTGGGACAGACAAACACCTCGGGACATGGCAAAGGGTCAGGAAAAGGAGATCCCTGACATTAGCCCCAGCCCCAGTCACCATCGAAGCTCAGAGCCCAAAACTGACAGTGAGAAAG ACTATGTGAGTGAAGGCGACTGTTCCCCAGCGACACCTGAGTCCAGTATACACACAGAGGGACTGGGGTCCCAGCAACCTGAAAGCCCATCTTCAGTACAACCTGCATCAATCCCTGAAACACCTTTGGCCTCTGTGCAGAGTAGCCCTGCAAATTACACCCAGGACTTTACTTCCGCTTCCCAGTCACCTAGCAAACAA TCTTTCCAGTCTCTACTTAAAGGCAGCCACAGCTCTGCTGCCTCTCCTTCAGATAGAAGCAGCAAAACCAAGATGCAGCTTTCCTCTTCCCGGACCGCCAACCATGCCCTCACTCAGCCAACTGAATCCCCCATGCTCATACAGACTG AACCCATTTCAGACCAGAGTGACATAGAGAGCCGTATCAAGGCCCTGAAAGAAGAACTCAGAAAGCGAAAATATATGGCCTACCAGTTGaagaaagagcagaagaaaaGGAACAAGGAGCGCCTGAAGGCACAGGAGGCCAGCCTACTGAAGCAACTGGAG AGCTATAACAACTTCATTGAGAAAACTAAGGCAGAACTGAACAAGGAGCCAGACTCCACACCTGATACGCAGTCCCAGATCAAAGATACCACCTCAGTCGCAGAGCAGTCCAGTATTAAACCACCTGCTCACTG GTCAGACACCAGCAAAATCTCTGAATCTGAAAGGGCGCAAAATGATGCTTCATTAGATTGCA ATGCCCTTCCTCAACCTGATCTTAGTAAATCCACCTCAGTGCCTGAAGAATTGTCTGATGAAGACGACGCACCAACAGTCACCACATCCCCAGTTTATGACAGCCCTGAGTGTCCGCCCTCAGGGCCGAGGAGCTGCCTGGCCAGAGTGGGTCTTTTAAGACCTTCTTCTAAGGAAGCCCAGGCACAGATAGATGAGTCTGGGGATGAGAACATTGTGTCTTATCAAAGATCTGACATTCAGGAAGAACTGAAGATAGAAGTAAGCTCCACATTTGAGGATCAACATTCTGAACGTCTTCTGAAACTAGAAAAAGATGACAGACTCGACTTCCAAGAGAAGCTGTCTGCATCTAAACATGTTTCTTCTTCCATGAGTGAAGAACATCGATATTCACCAACTGTTAGCCTAGAACAAGatacagaaataaagaaaagggaaaCATCTGAAGCTGAGGAAGCTGAAAAATCTATTGTTATTTCCTCTAGTAAGTCACATTCAGTTGCAATGGACCTCAAAACGTCACCTCCTTTAAGCTATAGATCTGCAGCCAGTGAGCATGACATGGTGGCCTTGTCTTCAAAGAAGGGGGCACCAATAAAGGATGTCAAGGTCTCTTCTCCCATAGCAGATGGTTATCATGAGGACTTTGAGTCTTCAGCGGATTCTTCCCCCAGGGAGGAACATCATAGTTCCAAGCCTGCCTCTCAAATCTCAGTTGCCCCTACTGAGATCAAGGGTTTGAGAAAGGACTCCCCAAGCAGAGCCACGCCGTATGACAGCCAGGATGAAGAGGTAGACGAGGAAATATCTGAAGAACTGAGTCACCATTTAGGGACTAGTGGAGCTAGCTGCCAATCTGGGAGGCTGCTTGATCTTCATAACCACACAGAAGACTCCAAACATGACATCAAGGATATTATTCATTCCAGCCGCTCACCACCCATCTCTCCTTTGCATACCCCTATCTCTCCAGTTATAGATGAAATGCCAAGTTTTAGCATCGGGGATCGTGTTCTTGTTGGTAGTGTTCAGCCTGGCACTCTGAGATTTAAAGGTCCAACAAGCTTTGCTAATGGTTTCTGGGCTGGTGTAGAGTTGGATAAGTCTGAGGGGAGCAACAATGGCACTTATGATGGGGTAGTATACTTCAGGTGTGATGAGAGCCACGGTATCTTTGCTCCTCCAGACAAGATCACACACCTACCAGCCAAGTTTGAGATTTACACAGACACCACTGAGGATGAGGACTCATTCTGTGATGGTCTGTCAGATAAAGATGGGGAACAACGTAAAACAGATGAGCACCAATCCCAAAAGCAAGGAAATCTGAAGAGTGAAAATGATCAAACATCTAATGAGATCAATGAGTCTGGAGATAAAAAGGTAACAGAGTCTGTTCACAAGATTGGATCCCACCTCAATTTACAGCAATACAAAGAATCTAAGCATCCCATTTCTAATGGCAACACTAGGGACGTAATGTTAAATTTCGAAAATGCACCAACCACCCTCCTCATCTCCGACGAGGACAAGATTGACCAGGGCAAGCAGAGTCGGAAGGAGATTACTGCCCTTGTTGAGAGAGTAGAGGTAGACTCACACCAGTTTGGTCCTGCTGATCTTTCCACTGATATCAGGAATGATAAGGGAGAACAGAAGGACAGAGACTTACTGGACACATTTGCAGACAAGCTCCTCAACAACTTTGTAAAAGACACTTTGACACAGCTTGCTGAAATTAAAAAGGCTAAAGAGCAGAAAATAGAAGCTGCCAACCAGATGAATGGATACCTGATTAGTGAAAATGTTGAACAAGAAGAATGGTTCTCTTCAGTGCAACAAAAAGATGGTCTACCCTACTTCCTACCTGCGGAAAAAGAGGAGCTGTCTTCTCCAGAGCTGTGTAACCaaccg GAGAGTCCGGTGTTGGGGGCCAGGGGTCAGGAGGAGCTCGCCAAACGACTGGCAGAGCTGGAACTTAGCCGTGAACTGCTAGATGAGCTGGGTGAAGATCAGGACTGGTTTGATGAGGACTTTGGCCTTAGCTCCCGTAGAGAACAGCAGAGActcaaacagagagaggaggaggtgaggcTGGGGAGGTCTGGCTTATCAGCTGGACTAGCCCTGGGGGAGCTGGCCTCATCAGGTGGGGAACATCAGGTTAAGACTCCACCTAGACCGGAGCTACCTCTCCCCCTGCCTCCAAAACTACCTGAGCAGCCTGCCATGGTGGTGCCCCACTCAGCCACAGAAGTTGAGAAGATGGTCTATGCTGCGACTAAGGAGATCTGGGAGAGCTGCTGTCTGGGGAAGGAGGGAGCACTGATCCTTGCACAACTGCCAAACCCCAAACCTTCACAAGAGTATCTGGGTATAGAGGCCAGGAGCCAGGACCAGGAGGCCCTCTGCGTTCGGAGCTACCGAAAG GCTGTGTACGACCTGACTTGGGAGATGCTTCAGGAGATCTATGCTGAGGACCCTAACGCAGATCAGCCTCAGTGGGTCAAACCACGTCGAGTCAAGTCCTCCTTTTCCCACAGAGTAAAGACACCAGGAGACCTCACCAAAATCCAG GAATTCATCTCAGCAGAAGTACTGAAACTGTACGGTCTGACAAAAGATCATAGCCAGAAGACTGACTGGCAGAAGATGCtcaaatttggaaaaaagaaGCGAGACAGAGTCGATCACATTCTG gtTCAGGAACTCCATGAGGAGGAAGCCCAGTGGGTCAACTATGATGAGGACGAGCTGTTTGTGAAGATGCAGCTTGCAGACAGCATCTTTGATGCTTTGCTGAAGGACACTGCAAACGTGCTGACGCTAATCTATGATAAGAAGGCCAAAAGAGAAAACGCCCTCTCCTGA